CCGTGCTGTTCACACACATGACAGGCAATCCATGGATTGGAGTTCTTGCCGCGGTAGTTGTTGGCATATTAACATCTCTTATATTAGCGTTTGTATCAATCAACTTAAGAGGAAATCAAGTTATTGCCGGAGTTGCCATAAATCTTTTGGCAGTAAGCTTCACGGCATTCATGCTTGAAATGGTTTGGAAGCGCTCTGGTTCTACGCCTTCTGTCGAGCGCGCTCTTACAGATAATCCTTTTAAATTTCTGGAAGGTATACCTTTATTGGGTGACTTGTTTTCAAAATTTACACCCTTCGTATATTTAGCGTTTCTTATGGTGGCAGTTTCTTTTTATGTACTATTCGAGACTTCTTTTGGATTAAGGGTAAGGGCTGTAGGGGAACATCCAAGGGCAGCGGATACGGTAGGAATAAATGTTTATAGGATAAGATATATTTGTGTAATGATAAGCGGAGCACTTGCCGGACTGGCTGGAGCGTCTCTTTCGATAGGGACAATAAGCCTTTTCAGGGAAGGGATGACTGCAGGGAAAGGCTTCATCGCTTTGGCTGCCATGATATTTGGAAAATGGCATCCGGTTGGAGCATTATTTGCTTGTCTATTCTTCGGATTGGCTGATGCTATACAGATACAGGCGCAGTCCTTTGGGATTCCCATTGCGCAGGAATTTCTTCAGATGCTTCCTTACGTTGCAACTATTTTCGCTCTTGCGGGAGTTGTCGGCAGATCGGTTGCTCCCAAAGCTGATGGGGAACCATACGAAAAGGATATGGGTTAAATTACTCTATCCAATAAATGAATAATATGCTTTTAAAATTGGCGGTGGCTTTATAGCTTCCGCCTAATAAGTTGTATGAAACAATGTATCTGTTATAATATATATATGTTGAAATATATAAGCAAGGTGATGTTTTTATGAAAATGTCCTATAATTTAAACTTGTCGCAAACTCAAAAATTGGTTATGACACCGGAACTTAAGCAGGCCATCGAAATACTGCAATATAATTCGGTGGAGCTTAATGAGTTCATAAGACAGGAATTATTAAGCAATCCCTTGCTTGAAAATCCAAAAAATGACGAAACTGACGATGAAAAAAAAGTGGAAGAATCAGAGCCAACTGAAAAGGAATCAAACAATATAGATTGGAAAGAATATTTTTCGGACTTTGAACGAACCAAAATCAGAAATAATTTCAAAGAAGAAAAAGAAGAGGTTCTTTTCCAAAATTTCGTAACGAATGAAACAACTCTAACAGAACACCTTTTGTTTCAACTGAAATTCACACTTCTTGACAAAGCGGAAAAGATAGTAGCAGAGTATATAATAGAAAACCTGGATAGTAACGGGTATTATCAGCTTACGGATGATGAAATAAAGGAAAAATTTGGAATTGATGATTCTGAACTTGAAAAGATTCTTGATGTGATTCATGACTTCGATCCTTTGGGAGTATGCGCTAGAAACTTGAGGGAGTGCCTGCTTCTTCAACTTGAGAGAAGAAGGATAGAATATCCCGTTGCAGAGCAGATTATAAGTTTACATTTGGATGATTTAGCTTCAAACAGGATACTTCAAATTGCAAAAGCTACAAATTTTTCGAAAGAAGAAATACAAGAAGCGGCTGATTTTATAAAAACACTTGAACCTAAACCGGGCAGGGAGTTTGCGTCGATGAAGGGCGTGAAATACATCATACCGGATATAGCCGTTGAGAAGATAGAGGGCGAGTATGTTATAAAGATAAATGATATAACAGCACCGAGACTTACAATAAGCAATTACTATAAAAAACTTCTATCAAGCGGAAATATAGAAAACAATGCATCGTCATATATAAACGAAAAGCTTAACGCGGCTGTGCGTATTATTAAAAGCATAGAGCAAAGAAGAAATACAATAGCGAGAGTTGTAAGTTCTATAATCGAATTCCAATATGATTTTTTTGAAAATGGCAAAGCCTATCTGAAACCATTGACTTTGAAAAATGTTGCCGAGCAGGTAGAGGTTCATGAATCAACTGTAAGTAGGGCTATCAATGGGAAATACATGCAGTGCCCTAGGGGGATTTTCGAATTGAAGTTTTTTTTTCAGAGCGGAGTTTTGAGCAACGCGGGAGAAGGAGTATCTTCCGCTAGCATACAATCTATGATAAAAGATATAATTGAAAGAGAAAACCCTAATAAGCCTCACAGTGATCAATTTATAACCGAGGAATTGATTAATCGAGGCATCAAAATTTCGAGAAGAACTGTTGCAAAGTATAGAGATGAGCTTAAAATACCTTCTTCTTCAAGAAGAAAGAGATACTAATATAGGATTGAAAAAAAATATATAAGGAATATAATGATATGGGACACGTTTATCGTGTCCCAAGCTTGTTGATAATATAGTTAACTGGCAGATTGAGTGAAATGCGGAGGTGTGTATTTTGTTTAATAAAAAAACCTTATCGGACATGGATTTCAAGCAAAAAAGCGTAATTGTAAGATGTGATTTCAATGTTCCATTAGACGAAAAGGGGAATGTGGCGGATGACAAAAGGATTGTAGCGGCAATTCCGACTATCAAATACCTTATGGAAAAAAAAGCGAAAGTTATTTTGTTGTCCCATCTTGGAAGGCCAAAGGGACAGTATTCAAAGGCTTTTTCATTGGCACCGGTAGCAAAGCGAATATCTGAAATTTTAAAAGTTAATGTAAAATTCCTCGAGAGCGAGCAAGTTGTAGACGATTCAATAAAAGAAAAGGTTTCATCTGCTCAATATGGAGATGTGATTCTTTTAGAAAACACAAGATTTAGGGAAGAAGAAAAGAAGAACGGAGTGAATTTTTCAAAAGAACTTGCCTCTTTGGGAGAACTGTATGTGAATGATGCCTTTGGCACAGCCCATAGAGCTCACAGCTCTAATGTGGGAAT
Above is a genomic segment from Peptostreptococcaceae bacterium containing:
- a CDS encoding ABC transporter permease; the protein is MDNGIVVIVIAIAASAIRLATPLIFASLGGVFSERSGVVNIALEGIMIMGAFFAVLFTHMTGNPWIGVLAAVVVGILTSLILAFVSINLRGNQVIAGVAINLLAVSFTAFMLEMVWKRSGSTPSVERALTDNPFKFLEGIPLLGDLFSKFTPFVYLAFLMVAVSFYVLFETSFGLRVRAVGEHPRAADTVGINVYRIRYICVMISGALAGLAGASLSIGTISLFREGMTAGKGFIALAAMIFGKWHPVGALFACLFFGLADAIQIQAQSFGIPIAQEFLQMLPYVATIFALAGVVGRSVAPKADGEPYEKDMG
- the rpoN gene encoding RNA polymerase factor sigma-54, producing the protein MKMSYNLNLSQTQKLVMTPELKQAIEILQYNSVELNEFIRQELLSNPLLENPKNDETDDEKKVEESEPTEKESNNIDWKEYFSDFERTKIRNNFKEEKEEVLFQNFVTNETTLTEHLLFQLKFTLLDKAEKIVAEYIIENLDSNGYYQLTDDEIKEKFGIDDSELEKILDVIHDFDPLGVCARNLRECLLLQLERRRIEYPVAEQIISLHLDDLASNRILQIAKATNFSKEEIQEAADFIKTLEPKPGREFASMKGVKYIIPDIAVEKIEGEYVIKINDITAPRLTISNYYKKLLSSGNIENNASSYINEKLNAAVRIIKSIEQRRNTIARVVSSIIEFQYDFFENGKAYLKPLTLKNVAEQVEVHESTVSRAINGKYMQCPRGIFELKFFFQSGVLSNAGEGVSSASIQSMIKDIIERENPNKPHSDQFITEELINRGIKISRRTVAKYRDELKIPSSSRRKRY